The DNA region ACGTCTTGACAGACGCATGGACGCCCCGGCCGGGACTCGCGCACTCCTCGTCGTCGCCTGTCTCCTGCTCGCTGGCTGTACCGGCCTGTCCGGTGGCGACTCCGTCGACAGGGAGGTCTACGGCATCGACGAACCGGTTCGACCCGCCGATGGACCCGAGGTCGCTGGCCTCGGAGCAAACAACGTCACCGACTGGATCGCGCTCTGGTCCGGTCACGTCGACCGTCTCGAGGGGACATCGTACGAAGCGACCGCCGAGGTGGAATACGCCGACTCGAACGGGACGGTGCTCGAGACCAGACGATCGGAGGCGGTCGTCACGAGCAACGGCCCCGAGCGAATCATCGTCAAGATCACCGAACAGGACGAAGGCGCGAACGAGACGACGACGCGAACGATCGAGCAGTGGACCGACGATAACGAGACCGCATACCGCCTGGCCGAGGGCAACCGAACGACGGTTCACTCGGGAGCCCAGGTTTCGGACCCGGCCACCAGACTGCTGGTCGAACCGGGGGCCCTGTTCAACGCCGTCGAGACGGTGACGCCGACGAGGTCCGAACGAGGGATGCGATACGTCCTGACTGGGAGTGCCAACGTGTTTCCCTACCGGGACGCCGAGTTCGCCATCGTCGTTACCGACGACGGGTACATCGAACAGTTGGTCCTGCGAGGCAACGGAACGCGACGAGGTGAACCAGTCGAGATCACGCTTCGGGTGACCGTCGACCGCGCCGGCGAGGTGATCGACCTCGAGCGACCGGACTGGGTGCCCGCGGACGGCAGGGAGGAGTGAGCGGCCCATCGCCACTTCGCCACTTCGCCACATCGCCACATCGCTCCATCCAGGCGCACGGCAACGGACCACATATATACTCGCCAGCGCCGCCACACACAAACGCAAGACACGAGCGCTGTGTGTCGATTTGACAAACTCGATAGCGATGCATTTATATAGAATAGCAAACAATCCATCCATGACTATGTCACAGCAGCAAATGGGCAACCAGCCCCTCATCGTCCTCTCCGACGACAGCCAGCGAACGTCCGGCAAGGACGCACAGTCGATGAACATCACGGCCGGGAAAGCCGTCGCCCAGGCGGTACGCACGACACTCGGCCCGAAGGGGATGGACAAGATGCTCGTCGACTCGACGGGCAACGTCGTCGTCACGAACGACGGCGTCACGCTCCTCACGGAGATGGAAATCGATCACCCCGCCGCCAACATGATCGTCGAAGTCTCCGAGACCCAGGAGGAGGAAGTCGGCGACGGCACCACCTCCGCCGTCGTCGTCGCCGGTGAACTGCTCAAGCGCGCCGAGGACCTCCTCGAGCAGGACATCCACGCCACGACCCTCGCCCAGGGGTACCGCCAGGCCGCCGAGAAGGCCGGCGAGGCCCTCGAGGAGATCGCCATCGACGTCGACGCAGACGACGAGGAGATCCTCGAGCAGATCGCCGCGACGGCGATGACCGGCAAGGGCGCCGAGAACGCGAAGGACCTCCTCTCGGAACTCGTCGTTCGCGCGGTCCAGACCGTCGCCGACGAGGACGGCGTCGACACGGACAACGTCAAGGTCGAGAAGGTCGTCGGCGGCTCCGTCGAGAACTCCGAACTCGTCGAGGGCGTCATCATCGACAAGGAGCGCGTCAGCGACAGCATGCCGTACTTCGCCGAGGACGCCAACGTCGCCCTCATCGACGGCGCCCTCGAGATCAAAGAGACCGAGATCGACGCCGAGGTCAACGTCACCGACCCCGACCAACTCCAGCAGTTCCTCGAGCAGGAAGAGGCTCAGCTCAAGGAGATGGTCGACCAGCTCGTCGACGTCGGCGTCGACGTCGTCTTCGTCGACGGCGGCATCGACGACATGGCCCAGCACTACCTCGCCGAGGAGGGCATCATCGCGCTCCGTCGGGTCAAGTCCAGCGACATGAACCGCCTGGCCCGCTCGACCGGCGCTCGAGCCGTCAACAGCGTCGACGACCTCACCGAGGACCACCTCGGCTTCGCGGGTAGCGTCGCCCAGAAGGACGTCGCCGGCGATCAGCGGCTCTTCGTCGAGGACGTCGAGGACGCGAAGGCCGTCACCCTCATCCTCCGCGGCGGCACCGAACACGTCATCGACGAGATCGACCGCGCCATCGAGGACTCCCTGGGCGTCGTCCGCACGACCCTCCAGGACGGCAAGGTCGTCGCCGGCGGTGGCGCCCCCGAAGTCGAACTCTCGCTGGCCCTGCGCGACTTCGCCGACTCCGTCGGCGGCCGCGAACAGCTGGCCATCGAGGCGTTCGCGGACGCGCTGGAAGTCATCCCGCGCACCCTCGCCGAGAACGCCGGACTCGACCCCATCGACTCCCTGGTCGAGCTTCGCAGCGCCCACGACGGTGGCGACACGGCCGCCGGGCTGGACGCCTACACGGGCGAGACGATCGACATGGCCGAGGAGGGCGTCTACGAGCCCCTGCGCGTCAAGACTCAAGCCATCGAGTCGGCCACCGAGGCCGCCGTCATGCTGCTGCGCATCGACGACGTGATCGCCGCCGGCGAGCTGAAGGGCGGTAGCAGCGACGACGACGGCGACGACGAGATGCCACCCGGCGGCGGTATGGGTGGCGGCATGGGCGGCATGGGCGGCATGGGTGGTATGGGCGGTGCGATGTAAGCGCTGCAGGCGCCACCTCACCATCACCCACCGCACTCGAGTAACGTACGCGTAGTCGGCCCGTATTTTCCGATTTTCGTATCTGACAACAGTTCGTTTGACGTCCTCGATTCGTCGAGGTAACCTCGAACCCAACTATAAAACCTATAGTTATAATCCAGGCTGCCAACCCCTCGAGCGCGCAGTACCTATGCTCGCGGTTGCCGCCTCAAACCCGCTTCTCGAGCGCCGTCGCCAGCCGATCGTAAAATCCCGGTTCGTACTTCGTCGCGGCGTCGATCGTCGGACGGGCGTTGGTCTCGTTGACGACGGCCTCCCCAGCATCCGGCACCAGGAGATCGACCCCCAGGAACGGAATCTCGAGTTCTTCGGCGACCGCGAGCGCGAGGTCCCGGAGGTCGTCGGGCAGGTCGACACCCGTGGCCTGCCCCCCGCGGTGGACGTTGTGCTTCCATCGCCCGTCGGCTCGAGCGCCCTCGGGGAGTCGTCGCTCGACTGCGCCGACGTACCCGCCCTCGAGGACCATCACGCGGTAGTCGCTCGCGCCGGGGACGTACTCTTGGACGAGGAAGGACTTGTCGCCAGTCGCCCGGTAGTCGTGGACCAGCGAGAGGTACTCGCAGATCCCCAGGAAGGAGTCGAGGTCGTGGGCCTTCGCGACGCCGACGCCCCGGGTCGTCGAGTTCGGCTTGACGACGACGGGCGGCTCGAACCGCTCGAAGACGGCCGTCAATTCCTCGTCGTCGACCGGGTTGGAGACATAGACGGAGTCGGGAACCGGGAGGCCGGCGCGCTCGAGACGGGCGAGCACCCCCGCTTTGTTCCGGGACGTGACGACGGCCTCGAGGCCGTTGAGCCAGGGCACCTCGAGAAGGGCGTCGGCGACGCCGCCTTCCATCAGCCGACCGGGGTAGACGAAGCCGAGGTCGTAGTCGTCGGGATCCCAGGGCGGTTCCCTGAGCGGAACGGTTCGCTCGCGAACCGGCACGTGGTGACAGGAAATCCCTCGCTCGGCGAGAGGCTCGTGCATGCGCTCGAAGGTCTCTTTGCGGTTAGCGACGGCGAGGTCGATCATAC from Natronosalvus rutilus includes:
- the thsA gene encoding thermosome subunit alpha; this encodes MGNQPLIVLSDDSQRTSGKDAQSMNITAGKAVAQAVRTTLGPKGMDKMLVDSTGNVVVTNDGVTLLTEMEIDHPAANMIVEVSETQEEEVGDGTTSAVVVAGELLKRAEDLLEQDIHATTLAQGYRQAAEKAGEALEEIAIDVDADDEEILEQIAATAMTGKGAENAKDLLSELVVRAVQTVADEDGVDTDNVKVEKVVGGSVENSELVEGVIIDKERVSDSMPYFAEDANVALIDGALEIKETEIDAEVNVTDPDQLQQFLEQEEAQLKEMVDQLVDVGVDVVFVDGGIDDMAQHYLAEEGIIALRRVKSSDMNRLARSTGARAVNSVDDLTEDHLGFAGSVAQKDVAGDQRLFVEDVEDAKAVTLILRGGTEHVIDEIDRAIEDSLGVVRTTLQDGKVVAGGGAPEVELSLALRDFADSVGGREQLAIEAFADALEVIPRTLAENAGLDPIDSLVELRSAHDGGDTAAGLDAYTGETIDMAEEGVYEPLRVKTQAIESATEAAVMLLRIDDVIAAGELKGGSSDDDGDDEMPPGGGMGGGMGGMGGMGGMGGAM
- a CDS encoding ATP-grasp domain-containing protein is translated as MIDLAVANRKETFERMHEPLAERGISCHHVPVRERTVPLREPPWDPDDYDLGFVYPGRLMEGGVADALLEVPWLNGLEAVVTSRNKAGVLARLERAGLPVPDSVYVSNPVDDEELTAVFERFEPPVVVKPNSTTRGVGVAKAHDLDSFLGICEYLSLVHDYRATGDKSFLVQEYVPGASDYRVMVLEGGYVGAVERRLPEGARADGRWKHNVHRGGQATGVDLPDDLRDLALAVAEELEIPFLGVDLLVPDAGEAVVNETNARPTIDAATKYEPGFYDRLATALEKRV